From Chryseobacterium gallinarum, one genomic window encodes:
- a CDS encoding helix-turn-helix domain-containing protein: protein MKIFIKNMVCNRCIAAVENIFNNAGIKTKSVILGEVDTESEVSEEKMKLVEKNLSDTGFERIMDSARQLIEKIKNLIILKISELDIDEDFLLSEFLSSKLHKDYSTLSKTFSQNENITLEQFFILQKIEKVKELLLYNEFNLTEIAGKLGYKSVQHLSSQFRNVTGFTPTEFKKLKDHHRKPLDNL, encoded by the coding sequence ATGAAGATCTTCATAAAGAATATGGTCTGTAACAGATGTATTGCTGCAGTTGAAAATATTTTTAATAATGCCGGAATTAAAACAAAATCCGTTATATTAGGTGAAGTTGACACTGAATCCGAAGTTTCCGAGGAAAAAATGAAGCTTGTAGAAAAAAACTTATCAGATACCGGCTTCGAAAGAATTATGGATTCTGCCCGCCAGCTTATTGAAAAAATTAAAAACCTGATTATCTTAAAAATCAGTGAGCTGGATATTGATGAAGATTTCCTTCTTTCAGAATTTCTAAGCTCAAAACTTCACAAAGATTACAGTACTCTTTCAAAAACTTTTTCCCAGAATGAAAATATTACTCTGGAACAATTTTTTATTCTTCAAAAAATAGAAAAGGTAAAAGAACTTCTTTTGTATAATGAGTTCAATCTTACTGAAATCGCCGGAAAATTAGGATACAAAAGTGTCCAGCATTTATCTTCACAATTCCGCAATGTGACAGGCTTTACCCCTACTGAGTTTAAAAAATTAAAAGACCATCACAGGAAACCCCTTGATAATCTTTAA
- a CDS encoding acyl-CoA thioesterase produces MNYHTRKWVKPEDLNPNHSLFGGRLLQWIDEEAALYAIIQLENTKVVTKFISEINFVSSAKQGDIIEIGIEATHFGSTSITLRCDVRNKMTHQTIITVDKIVMVNLDSDGNPAPHGKTKIEFVKDRLNSGI; encoded by the coding sequence ATGAACTACCATACCAGAAAATGGGTAAAACCGGAAGACCTAAACCCCAATCATTCTCTTTTTGGAGGAAGACTTTTACAATGGATCGATGAAGAAGCAGCTTTATACGCCATTATACAGCTGGAGAACACAAAAGTAGTAACGAAATTCATTTCTGAAATCAATTTTGTAAGTTCAGCCAAACAGGGAGATATCATTGAAATCGGGATTGAGGCCACTCATTTTGGTTCTACTTCTATTACGTTAAGGTGTGATGTCCGAAATAAAATGACCCATCAAACAATCATTACGGTGGATAAAATTGTTATGGTCAACCTTGACAGCGATGGAAATCCGGCTCCTCATGGTAAAACAAAGATAGAATTCGTAAAAGACAGGTTAAACAGTGGAATATGA
- a CDS encoding DUF6157 family protein — protein MKLHTTNYVNTFIEVAEDCPVSQAQVPPEKKEKTLANLQYEKISRNPYVYSSDDIIFGCYAIKNDISENEKQKEREKFFSKGQACLRSSPLAKRYGFGFHHNSEGKVALFPVESKEYQQFLNDNSVKKTKAMRSKRK, from the coding sequence ATGAAACTACATACCACCAATTACGTCAATACATTCATCGAAGTTGCGGAAGACTGTCCTGTTTCACAGGCACAAGTTCCTCCGGAAAAGAAAGAAAAAACGCTGGCCAATCTTCAATATGAAAAAATCAGCAGGAATCCTTATGTATATTCCTCTGATGATATTATATTCGGATGTTACGCTATAAAAAATGATATCTCAGAAAATGAAAAACAGAAAGAAAGAGAAAAATTCTTTTCAAAAGGCCAGGCGTGTCTCCGCTCCTCTCCTTTAGCAAAAAGGTACGGATTCGGGTTTCATCATAATTCAGAAGGAAAGGTGGCTTTATTTCCTGTAGAAAGTAAAGAGTACCAGCAGTTTCTGAACGACAATTCCGTTAAAAAAACAAAAGCAATGCGTTCCAAAAGAAAATGA
- a CDS encoding helix-turn-helix domain-containing protein: MPIIVNLDVIMAKRKMSLNELSEKVDLTLSNLSILKTGKAKAIRFSTLEAICKALDCQPGDLLEYKE, from the coding sequence ATGCCGATTATCGTAAATCTGGACGTCATTATGGCCAAAAGAAAAATGTCACTGAATGAGCTTTCAGAAAAAGTAGACCTTACTCTTTCCAATCTTTCCATTTTAAAGACAGGCAAGGCAAAAGCTATTCGCTTCAGCACTCTTGAGGCAATCTGTAAAGCTTTGGATTGTCAGCCGGGAGACCTCTTAGAATATAAAGAATAA
- a CDS encoding DUF2975 domain-containing protein, which translates to MKTQKILSVLNIMSWIIFIGSCIKAGALTFSFMMTIVNPEGAKNIYEGLNLYKLYQYNINSYKGMMAFIIFLAGYKAYLVFLVMAIFKKLNLEAPFNEGLVRLLTKISYSVFAIGFLSLIAESYAENFPSEIQPNTIYDFIGSGADYLFFGVIIFIIAKVFKRGIEIQSENELTI; encoded by the coding sequence ATGAAAACACAAAAAATCTTATCCGTATTAAATATCATGAGCTGGATCATTTTTATCGGATCATGTATCAAAGCAGGGGCACTCACCTTTTCCTTTATGATGACCATCGTCAATCCGGAAGGGGCAAAAAATATATATGAAGGCTTGAATTTATACAAACTGTATCAATATAATATCAATTCGTACAAAGGGATGATGGCTTTTATTATATTTTTGGCAGGATATAAAGCCTATCTGGTATTCCTGGTGATGGCTATTTTTAAGAAATTAAACCTGGAAGCACCTTTTAATGAAGGGTTGGTGCGCCTGCTTACTAAAATCAGTTATTCCGTATTTGCCATTGGCTTCCTGTCATTAATAGCTGAATCCTATGCTGAAAATTTTCCCAGTGAAATCCAGCCCAATACTATTTATGATTTTATAGGGTCCGGAGCAGATTACTTATTCTTTGGAGTGATCATTTTTATCATTGCCAAGGTATTTAAGAGAGGGATAGAAATACAATCTGAAAACGAATTAACAATATAA
- a CDS encoding RNA recognition motif domain-containing protein, whose translation MNIFVSNINYATKEYELHDLFAEFGDVSSAKIVTDRETGRSRGFGFIEMGDEEGKQAIESLNQKEFNGKTLNVSEAKPREEKPRRSFDNNRSGGYGNNNRGGGYGNNRGGGGNRW comes from the coding sequence ATGAACATTTTTGTTTCAAACATCAATTACGCAACTAAAGAGTATGAGTTGCACGATCTATTCGCAGAATTTGGAGATGTATCATCTGCTAAAATCGTAACAGACAGAGAGACTGGTCGTTCTAGAGGTTTCGGTTTCATAGAAATGGGTGATGAAGAAGGAAAACAAGCTATTGAATCTCTTAACCAAAAAGAATTCAACGGAAAAACTCTAAACGTATCTGAAGCTAAGCCAAGAGAAGAAAAACCAAGAAGAAGCTTCGATAACAACAGAAGTGGAGGTTATGGAAACAACAATAGAGGTGGTGGTTACGGTAACAACCGTGGCGGCGGCGGAAATCGTTGGTAA
- a CDS encoding BlaI/MecI/CopY family transcriptional regulator, protein MKINHLTAAEENFMKLFWKLNSFYLKDIMEQHPEPKPHQNTVSTYLKILVEKGYLSTTKEGRIFKYSVLVPIEEYKRFLLKELSHHFFNDSGKEVLELLLSEKLITQDDLKGYFDLKIEIKPVKNEAPTFEYAEEILNPKKEKKKGKDKDKEKKKKKKKD, encoded by the coding sequence ATGAAAATAAATCATCTTACTGCCGCTGAGGAAAACTTTATGAAGCTGTTTTGGAAGCTGAATTCCTTTTATTTAAAGGATATCATGGAGCAACACCCTGAGCCTAAACCCCATCAGAATACGGTATCCACCTACCTTAAAATATTGGTGGAGAAAGGATATCTTTCCACCACAAAGGAAGGAAGAATTTTTAAGTACAGTGTATTGGTTCCTATTGAAGAATACAAAAGATTTTTGCTTAAAGAACTTTCACATCACTTTTTTAATGATTCGGGAAAAGAAGTTCTTGAGCTTTTATTAAGCGAAAAGCTAATCACCCAGGATGATCTTAAAGGTTATTTTGATCTTAAAATTGAAATAAAACCGGTAAAAAATGAAGCGCCAACGTTTGAATATGCTGAAGAAATTCTGAATCCTAAAAAAGAAAAAAAGAAAGGAAAAGATAAGGACAAAGAAAAAAAGAAAAAGAAGAAAAAAGACTAG
- a CDS encoding phosphatase PAP2 family protein gives MEENQSSLLHSVSKIISDFFNPLISLFIFFIYMSIKEYSFKDSLLYFLPILLMVIVPVIIWLVWNVKTGRYTNMDVSNRVQRKTLYIFIAACVITYLIFNYIRNGYLDLVMLFILLLLFVLQISNLFIKSSMHTAFNIFVAALFFTLDWRIGLLWLGIAVLVGITRIILKRHTIKEVFMGAGIAFLVSFIYLYCNIQFQH, from the coding sequence ATGGAAGAAAATCAGTCTTCATTACTGCACAGCGTTTCAAAAATCATCTCAGATTTTTTCAATCCTTTGATTTCCCTGTTTATCTTCTTTATATATATGAGCATCAAAGAATATAGCTTTAAAGATTCCTTACTTTATTTTCTTCCTATATTACTGATGGTTATTGTCCCGGTTATTATCTGGCTGGTATGGAATGTAAAAACGGGAAGATATACCAATATGGATGTTTCCAACCGGGTACAGAGAAAGACCTTATATATATTCATTGCAGCCTGTGTCATTACTTACCTTATTTTTAATTATATCAGAAATGGCTACCTTGATCTGGTAATGCTGTTTATTTTACTGCTTCTTTTTGTCCTTCAGATCAGCAACCTGTTTATTAAAAGTTCAATGCATACGGCTTTCAATATATTTGTAGCAGCCTTATTTTTTACTTTAGACTGGAGAATAGGTCTCCTGTGGCTGGGAATAGCGGTTTTAGTGGGCATTACCCGGATTATCTTAAAAAGGCATACGATAAAAGAAGTATTTATGGGGGCCGGAATAGCATTTCTGGTATCTTTTATTTATCTTTATTGCAATATTCAATTTCAACATTAA
- the pdhA gene encoding pyruvate dehydrogenase (acetyl-transferring) E1 component subunit alpha, whose product MKEFSKEVYLKWYEDMTMWRRFEDKCRSLYLKQKIRGFLHLYNGQEAIPAGFTHAMDLTKDSMITAYRCHIHPMAMGVDPKRIMAELCGKATGTSGGMGGSMHIFSKEHRFYGGHGIVGGQIPLGAGIAFADKYFDRKAVNICFFGDGAARQGSLHETFNMAMNWKLPVVFVVENNQYAMGTSVKRTANHEDIYKLGLGYEMPCLAVDAMDPEKVAEAAYEAIERARRGDGPTFIEARTYRYRGHSMSDAEPYRSKEEVAVHKNDDPIELVKHRILENGWATEQELEAIDNKSRDFVDECVEFMENSPYPEAEKIYEYVYAQEDYPFLDKLEN is encoded by the coding sequence ATGAAAGAATTTTCTAAAGAGGTATACCTGAAGTGGTATGAAGATATGACAATGTGGAGAAGGTTTGAAGACAAATGCCGTTCTCTTTATCTAAAACAAAAGATCAGAGGATTTTTACATTTGTATAATGGCCAGGAAGCAATTCCTGCCGGATTCACACATGCAATGGATTTAACAAAAGACAGTATGATTACTGCCTACAGATGCCACATCCATCCAATGGCGATGGGGGTAGATCCTAAGAGAATTATGGCAGAACTTTGTGGTAAGGCTACAGGAACGTCCGGAGGTATGGGTGGTTCTATGCACATTTTCAGCAAAGAGCACCGTTTCTATGGAGGACACGGAATCGTAGGAGGACAGATTCCTTTGGGAGCCGGTATAGCCTTCGCTGATAAGTATTTTGACAGAAAAGCTGTAAACATCTGTTTCTTCGGAGATGGTGCCGCAAGACAAGGTTCATTACATGAAACATTCAACATGGCGATGAACTGGAAACTACCTGTGGTATTTGTGGTTGAGAACAACCAATATGCAATGGGAACTTCTGTAAAAAGAACGGCCAACCATGAAGATATCTATAAATTAGGATTAGGATATGAAATGCCTTGCCTTGCTGTAGATGCAATGGATCCTGAAAAAGTAGCGGAAGCTGCCTATGAAGCTATTGAAAGAGCAAGAAGAGGAGACGGACCTACATTCATTGAGGCGAGAACATACCGTTATAGAGGACACTCTATGTCTGATGCAGAGCCTTACAGATCTAAAGAAGAAGTCGCTGTTCATAAAAATGATGACCCGATAGAACTGGTAAAACACAGAATCTTGGAAAACGGATGGGCAACAGAACAGGAACTGGAAGCTATAGATAATAAATCAAGAGACTTTGTGGATGAATGCGTTGAGTTTATGGAAAACTCTCCATACCCTGAAGCAGAAAAAATCTATGAGTATGTGTATGCTCAGGAAGATTATCCATTCTTAGATAAACTAGAAAATTAA
- a CDS encoding pyruvate dehydrogenase complex dihydrolipoamide acetyltransferase has product MAEVITMPRLSDTMTEGKVAKWHKKVGDKVKEGDILAEIETDKAVQDFESEVEGTLLYVGVEEGGAAAVDSVLAIIGNEGEDISGLTGGAAAPAAASEEKKSEEQPKTEAPATESATAEVPAGVEVITMPRLSDTMTEGKVAKWHKNVGDTVKEGDLLAEIETDKAVQDFESEFNGVLLKQGVEEGGAAPVDAVLAIIGPEGTDVSAVGAPKAASQASEKPAEQKAEAKTEEKAAPAANTSSSDRIAISPLAKKMAQDKGVDINSVQGSGENGRIVKKDIENYQPSQAKPAASAPAASAAAQVAVNFVQGEDTETPNSQVRNIIAKRLAESKFSAPHYYLMVEINMDKAIEARKEINALPDTKISFNDMIIKATAIALRKHPQVNSSWAGDKIIHRGNINIGVAVAIPDGLVVPVLKNTDQMSYTQISAAVKDMASRAKNKGLKANEMEGSTFSISNLGMFGIETFTSIINQPNSAILSVGAIIEKPIVKNGQIVVGNTMKLSLACDHRVVDGATGAEFLQTLRTYLENPLTLLL; this is encoded by the coding sequence ATGGCAGAAGTAATTACGATGCCCCGCCTTTCAGATACTATGACGGAAGGTAAAGTGGCAAAATGGCATAAAAAAGTAGGTGATAAAGTAAAAGAAGGAGATATTTTAGCAGAAATTGAAACTGATAAGGCAGTTCAGGATTTTGAATCTGAAGTAGAAGGAACCCTTTTATACGTAGGTGTAGAAGAAGGTGGTGCTGCTGCTGTAGATTCTGTATTGGCAATTATCGGTAATGAAGGAGAAGATATCTCAGGATTAACAGGTGGGGCAGCTGCTCCGGCTGCAGCTTCTGAAGAAAAAAAATCTGAAGAACAACCTAAAACAGAAGCTCCGGCTACGGAATCTGCTACAGCAGAAGTACCGGCAGGAGTAGAAGTTATTACCATGCCAAGACTTTCTGATACAATGACAGAAGGTAAAGTAGCAAAATGGCACAAAAATGTAGGCGATACCGTAAAAGAAGGTGATCTTCTTGCTGAAATCGAAACAGATAAAGCTGTTCAGGATTTTGAATCCGAATTCAACGGGGTATTATTGAAGCAAGGTGTAGAAGAAGGAGGTGCTGCTCCGGTAGATGCTGTATTGGCGATTATCGGCCCTGAAGGAACAGATGTATCCGCTGTAGGAGCTCCAAAAGCTGCTTCCCAGGCTTCAGAAAAACCGGCAGAACAAAAAGCAGAAGCCAAAACAGAAGAAAAAGCTGCTCCGGCTGCCAACACTTCATCTTCTGACAGAATAGCCATCTCTCCGCTGGCAAAAAAAATGGCTCAGGACAAAGGTGTTGATATCAACAGTGTTCAGGGATCAGGAGAAAACGGAAGAATCGTTAAAAAAGATATTGAAAATTACCAGCCTTCTCAAGCGAAACCAGCTGCATCGGCTCCGGCTGCAAGTGCTGCTGCCCAGGTTGCGGTAAACTTTGTTCAGGGGGAAGATACAGAAACTCCAAACTCACAGGTAAGAAACATCATCGCAAAACGTCTTGCAGAAAGTAAGTTCTCTGCGCCTCACTATTATCTGATGGTGGAAATCAATATGGATAAAGCCATTGAAGCCAGAAAAGAAATCAATGCTTTACCGGATACTAAAATTTCTTTCAACGATATGATTATTAAAGCTACTGCAATTGCTTTAAGAAAACACCCGCAGGTAAATTCAAGCTGGGCAGGTGACAAAATCATTCACAGAGGAAATATCAATATTGGTGTAGCTGTAGCAATTCCTGACGGATTAGTAGTTCCTGTATTGAAAAATACAGATCAGATGAGCTATACTCAGATTTCTGCTGCAGTGAAAGATATGGCTTCAAGAGCTAAAAATAAAGGCCTTAAAGCAAATGAAATGGAAGGCTCTACATTCTCTATTTCCAACCTGGGAATGTTTGGAATAGAAACTTTCACAAGTATCATTAACCAGCCTAACTCTGCGATCCTTTCGGTAGGAGCAATCATCGAAAAACCAATCGTTAAAAACGGGCAGATTGTAGTAGGGAACACAATGAAACTTTCATTAGCATGTGACCATAGAGTAGTAGATGGTGCTACCGGTGCTGAATTCTTACAAACATTAAGAACCTATTTAGAAAATCCATTAACTTTATTACTGTAA
- a CDS encoding ABC transporter ATP-binding protein — protein sequence MIKARNIHKSYGNLEVLKGVDIHIKIGEVVSIVGESGAGKSTLLQILGTLDHPTNSSKYNTEIAIAGESFINMNDKQLSKFRNHNIGFVFQFHQLLPEFTALENVLLPTRIGGANEKEALEKAYALFEDLKIEQRLHHKPNQLSGGEAQRVAVARALINSPKIIFADEPTGNLDSKNADDLHKLFFDLRDKYNQTFVIVTHNPNLAEITDRKLVMKDGMIIE from the coding sequence ATGATTAAAGCAAGAAATATCCATAAGTCTTATGGGAATTTAGAAGTACTGAAAGGAGTAGACATCCATATTAAAATCGGAGAGGTTGTTTCTATTGTAGGAGAATCGGGGGCAGGAAAATCTACGTTGTTGCAGATTTTAGGAACGCTGGATCATCCTACCAACTCCTCTAAATACAATACTGAAATTGCCATAGCAGGAGAATCTTTCATTAATATGAATGATAAGCAGCTTTCTAAGTTCAGGAATCACAATATTGGGTTTGTATTTCAGTTCCACCAGCTTCTTCCCGAATTTACGGCGTTGGAAAACGTATTGCTTCCTACGAGAATAGGAGGAGCTAATGAAAAAGAAGCTCTGGAAAAAGCCTATGCTTTATTTGAAGACCTGAAGATAGAGCAGCGGTTGCATCATAAACCCAATCAGCTTTCTGGAGGAGAAGCCCAAAGGGTAGCTGTTGCCAGGGCTTTGATCAATTCCCCGAAAATAATTTTTGCTGATGAACCTACGGGAAACCTGGATTCAAAAAATGCGGATGATCTTCACAAGCTGTTTTTTGATTTAAGAGATAAATACAATCAGACTTTTGTGATTGTAACCCATAATCCCAATCTTGCAGAAATTACAGACCGTAAGCTGGTGATGAAAGACGGGATGATCATAGAATAG
- a CDS encoding murein L,D-transpeptidase catalytic domain-containing protein, which produces MIKNFIFLFLLILSCSKAESQQLDALEIPQSKISEIKSFLQGKEYNQELVVFINFRLHSGKYRYFIYDLKNNRILQKAVVSHGSGSVIPHSDILQFGNVEGSYRSSLGKYEIRESYMGKFGKAYRLQGLDSTNSNAMERAIVLHSYGCVPDEESNRPSCLSLGCPMLSKKAFDKTAQYIDQSKRPMILYAFY; this is translated from the coding sequence ATGATAAAGAATTTTATTTTTCTTTTTTTGCTTATACTTTCCTGTTCAAAAGCTGAATCCCAGCAGTTGGATGCATTGGAAATACCCCAATCAAAAATATCGGAAATTAAAAGTTTTCTTCAGGGAAAAGAATACAACCAGGAACTGGTGGTTTTCATTAATTTCAGACTTCATTCCGGGAAATACCGATACTTTATTTATGATCTGAAAAACAATAGAATTCTCCAAAAGGCAGTAGTTTCCCATGGCTCAGGATCTGTTATTCCACATTCGGATATTTTACAATTCGGCAATGTGGAGGGCTCCTACCGGTCTTCTTTAGGGAAATATGAGATTCGCGAGAGCTATATGGGGAAATTTGGAAAAGCCTATCGTTTACAAGGATTAGACAGCACAAATAGCAATGCAATGGAAAGAGCGATTGTTCTTCACTCTTACGGATGTGTTCCCGATGAAGAATCCAATCGTCCTTCATGTTTAAGTTTAGGTTGTCCGATGCTTTCTAAAAAGGCATTTGATAAGACAGCACAATATATAGACCAATCAAAACGGCCGATGATTTTATACGCATTTTATTAA
- the radC gene encoding RadC family protein: MPIKILAKDDRPREKFLQKGKNSLSDSELLAIIMGSGNKEETAVELARKILNSVGNNWNQLSLLSTKDLMKFKGIGEAKAISITAALEIGKRRARQEIPVKANISNSQDAYVLLKNQLSDLRTEEFWAIFLNNNNKVIHISQLTQGGISQSVVDVRVLFKTALDHLSTGIIIAHNHPSGSLKPSREDLSITQKIKEAGKILSIQLLDHIIVTQNSYFSFSDEGLL, encoded by the coding sequence ATGCCTATAAAAATTCTTGCCAAAGATGACAGACCCAGAGAAAAGTTTTTGCAGAAAGGCAAAAATTCGCTTTCTGATTCTGAATTACTGGCTATTATTATGGGAAGCGGAAATAAGGAGGAAACAGCAGTAGAGCTGGCAAGAAAGATTTTAAACTCTGTAGGTAATAACTGGAACCAGCTGAGCCTGCTTTCAACCAAGGATTTGATGAAGTTTAAAGGCATTGGAGAAGCAAAAGCAATTTCAATCACTGCAGCGCTGGAAATTGGAAAAAGAAGGGCAAGACAGGAAATTCCTGTAAAAGCGAATATAAGCAATAGTCAGGACGCGTATGTACTTCTTAAAAATCAATTGTCAGATTTAAGAACTGAAGAGTTTTGGGCTATTTTCCTGAATAATAACAATAAGGTCATCCATATTTCGCAGCTTACCCAGGGCGGAATAAGCCAATCCGTAGTTGATGTGAGAGTTCTGTTCAAGACCGCACTGGATCATCTTTCAACAGGGATCATCATTGCCCATAACCATCCCTCCGGAAGTTTAAAACCGAGCAGGGAAGATCTCAGTATCACACAAAAAATAAAAGAAGCAGGAAAAATATTAAGTATCCAGCTTCTGGATCATATTATTGTTACGCAGAACTCATATTTTAGTTTCTCAGACGAAGGATTGTTATGA
- a CDS encoding phytanoyl-CoA dioxygenase family protein: MLYNFFKKSKLKHNIPLYKKYGINKSYFSSISSKDFAHLPASERKIDNDRLTETSFFKKLPEESKASALQYDKNGFMVIRNFLSPETADSINIEIDKLMQDGTLQFRYGGKLMFAIHHSEIIRNIGNDKEFLEFLSVLLDGKAKLFQSINFINGSQQKTHSDSIHMTTYPLGGLLGAWIALEDVDETNGALHYIPGSHKLPYFLNSDYDNEGTAFKIGKKSYKAYEEFLENKVKELGLKKEIFRAQKGDLLIWHANILHGGEPHTDKNKTRKSLVYHFFDENSVCYHEVTQRPALFEL, translated from the coding sequence ATGTTATATAACTTCTTCAAAAAAAGCAAGTTAAAACATAATATACCATTATATAAAAAATATGGAATCAATAAAAGTTATTTTTCAAGTATTTCAAGTAAAGATTTTGCTCATCTGCCTGCCTCTGAAAGAAAGATAGATAATGACAGGCTCACTGAAACCTCTTTTTTTAAAAAACTACCGGAGGAAAGTAAGGCAAGTGCCCTTCAATATGATAAAAACGGGTTTATGGTGATCAGAAATTTTTTAAGCCCGGAAACCGCAGACAGTATCAATATTGAAATTGATAAACTAATGCAAGACGGTACCTTACAATTTCGTTACGGAGGGAAGCTGATGTTTGCCATTCATCATTCCGAAATCATCAGGAATATTGGAAATGATAAAGAATTTTTAGAATTTCTGTCTGTTTTACTGGATGGTAAAGCCAAACTTTTCCAAAGTATAAACTTTATTAATGGAAGCCAGCAAAAAACGCATTCTGATAGTATTCATATGACCACCTATCCATTGGGGGGCCTGTTGGGAGCCTGGATTGCACTCGAAGATGTAGATGAGACCAATGGTGCATTACATTATATTCCGGGCAGCCACAAATTGCCTTATTTCCTGAACTCTGACTATGATAACGAAGGTACAGCCTTCAAAATCGGCAAAAAGAGCTATAAAGCCTATGAAGAGTTCCTTGAAAATAAAGTGAAAGAACTTGGGTTGAAAAAAGAGATTTTCAGGGCCCAAAAAGGAGACTTGCTGATCTGGCATGCTAATATTCTGCACGGCGGGGAGCCTCATACGGATAAAAATAAAACCCGTAAAAGTCTGGTGTACCACTTCTTTGATGAGAACAGTGTATGCTATCATGAAGTAACGCAAAGACCTGCGTTATTTGAACTTTAA
- a CDS encoding DUF7935 family protein: MASFSEYLPYAFALIIAIPFLVLLRQFVHSYISLKNQEIKLLTVKSNSGNKVHSYERMTLFLERIKPSNLIQKFDKELAVHEFIFLTEKTINEEFEYNSSQQLYLTKNAWKNIVDSKNAVIELLHTTYAGLKGNSDLNEFKTIFIMNYMEGNDYIAETIEDLRKEILIIT, from the coding sequence ATGGCCAGTTTTTCAGAATATCTACCGTATGCTTTTGCATTGATTATTGCAATTCCTTTTTTGGTGTTGCTCAGACAATTTGTACATTCCTACATCAGTCTTAAAAATCAGGAAATCAAACTGCTTACCGTAAAATCTAATTCCGGAAACAAGGTTCACTCTTATGAAAGGATGACTCTTTTTCTTGAAAGAATAAAACCTTCCAACCTTATTCAGAAATTTGATAAAGAATTGGCTGTTCATGAATTTATTTTCCTTACTGAGAAAACGATTAATGAAGAATTTGAATACAATTCATCCCAGCAGCTTTATCTCACCAAAAATGCCTGGAAGAATATAGTGGATTCCAAAAATGCCGTGATAGAACTACTTCATACTACCTATGCAGGACTGAAGGGAAATTCAGATCTGAATGAGTTTAAAACCATTTTTATCATGAATTATATGGAAGGTAACGATTATATTGCCGAAACAATAGAAGATTTAAGAAAAGAAATTTTAATAATAACTTAA
- a CDS encoding inorganic pyrophosphatase, which produces MIPNFKAHPWHGISAGEDAPNVVNVFVEIVPSDTIKYEVDKETGYLKVDRPQKFSNIIPALYGFVPRTYCHNEVMKLAVEAGADDVTMGDHDPLDICVLSSHNIHAGGLLMEAIPIGGFKMIDGGEADDKIVAVMINDHAFGHFRDISELPEAEVRRLMHYFLTYKNLPDEPAKCRIHEVYGAEHARKVIKASQKDYAEKFGG; this is translated from the coding sequence ATGATTCCAAATTTTAAAGCACATCCATGGCACGGAATTTCTGCAGGAGAAGATGCGCCAAATGTTGTAAATGTATTTGTGGAAATTGTTCCTTCAGATACGATTAAATATGAAGTAGATAAAGAAACAGGATATTTAAAAGTAGACAGACCTCAGAAATTCTCAAATATCATCCCGGCTTTATATGGTTTTGTTCCAAGAACATATTGTCATAATGAAGTGATGAAACTTGCTGTAGAAGCAGGGGCTGATGATGTAACGATGGGAGATCATGATCCGCTTGATATCTGTGTTTTAAGTTCTCACAATATTCACGCCGGAGGATTATTAATGGAAGCTATTCCAATCGGAGGGTTTAAGATGATTGATGGAGGTGAAGCGGATGATAAGATAGTTGCGGTAATGATCAATGACCATGCATTCGGGCATTTCAGAGATATTTCCGAATTGCCGGAAGCAGAAGTAAGAAGGTTAATGCATTACTTCCTGACCTATAAAAATTTACCGGATGAGCCTGCAAAATGTAGAATTCATGAAGTATATGGAGCGGAACATGCAAGAAAAGTAATTAAGGCTTCTCAAAAAGATTATGCTGAAAAATTCGGAGGATAG